Genomic DNA from Hyphomicrobiales bacterium 4NK60-0047b:
GCAATTGCTGCCGTAGGGAAAGGAAAAATGAGTGGCCTTCTCACCCAGTTCTTTTTCCATGATCTCCATACCGGTTTGGATTTCTTCTACCGCTTCATCTTCGCTCAATCTTGCGATGGCATAATGTGATTTTGTGTGAGCGGCCAGAGTAATGAGCGGCTCTTTATTCAGCTCGCGCAATTCTTCCCATGTCATCACGAGCTCTTTGCTCAGCGCGTCTATGTCATAGTCATGGGCCTTTGCCATTTCGCGAATGGTTGCGCGTTGCTCTTGTTGGTTGCTTCTGCGCATGGGCCAATAGATTTTATCAAACGCGCGGTATTTTTGCTCGGTCGTGACCGCCTCTAGCATTTCGCCCTTGTTATATGGATTTAGGATCGAGCTCGATTTTTTGATGATATCTTCTAATGCAAACCACCAAAGCTCGCCTTGATGATTGCTATAATCTGAGACGATATAAATGGCCAACGGCACGTTGTACTTTTTCAAAACTGGCAATGCGATGTCGCGATTGTCTTTATAACCATCATCTGCTGTGAAGACGACATATGGTTTGCCGGATTTATTACCGTGTTTTTGGCGTTCATAGAGCTCATCTAGTGAGATGATATCATAGCCTTCTGATAACACGGTTTGGATGGTGGTTTCTAAAAATTCTGGTGTGATTTTTAGAATTGAGTTTGGTGAGAAGTCTTCCACTCGATCATTATTGATTTGATGCATGGTGAAGATGATGCCTTCACCGCGGGTGGCGGGCGCAAAGAGCTTATAAAGCCCACTGTAATAGAGGGCGTTTAACGCAGCTTTATATATCACTAAAACTATATTTGCCATAACTCTTGCGTCAAGCTTCTTACATCATACGAATTCTGACATATGCCATATGAGATAAAACTTATGTCATA
This window encodes:
- a CDS encoding polysaccharide deacetylase family protein yields the protein MANIVLVIYKAALNALYYSGLYKLFAPATRGEGIIFTMHQINNDRVEDFSPNSILKITPEFLETTIQTVLSEGYDIISLDELYERQKHGNKSGKPYVVFTADDGYKDNRDIALPVLKKYNVPLAIYIVSDYSNHQGELWWFALEDIIKKSSSILNPYNKGEMLEAVTTEQKYRAFDKIYWPMRRSNQQEQRATIREMAKAHDYDIDALSKELVMTWEELRELNKEPLITLAAHTKSHYAIARLSEDEAVEEIQTGMEIMEKELGEKATHFSFPYGSNCAANSRDFELVKQFNFKTAVTTRKAVLYEEHKDHMMALPRVSLNGEYQHQSYIKTFLSGLPFRLKNKWQKLDVN